In Nitrospirota bacterium, the DNA window CGGCCTCGCTGGAATACTCGTTGCGCAGGCGGGCAGAGGCTGCAGTAATGACTAACGACTCACGGTTGCCATCGCTCCACTCACATCTGGCTTGGTGGGGTCTCCGGCAGTTTACGTCGGACGAGGCCTATTTCCAATGGCAGCGGGAGACGCTCTCTTCCGAAGACCTCACAACATTACATCGGCTGGTGGAGCAGAAGCGTCGTGGATCTGCTGCCGACGAGATCGCATTCTACGATGCCACGGCCCATCCGAATATCCTGCCGGTTCTGTATAGTCAACGGTACGATTATTATCTCGCCATCGGCCTTCGGGTCGCGGATCGCCTCGGCGAGGCCCGCTCCATCTTGGATGTGGGCTGTGGGGTCGGCATTCTCACGACGTTCTATGCGGAGCAGTACCCTGACAAGAGCTTCGTCGGAATCGATCGCTCGCCTGTCTCGATTGCTCGCGCACGAGAACGAGCGCAGGCGCTGGGGCTGACCAATGTGCGGTTCGACTGTCTCGATCTCGATCACACCGATTCTAATCCCTCCTATGATCTGATCCTTGCCACGCATGCTCTGGTGCAGGCCGAACAGGACCCTGGTCTTCCCAGTCGCAGTTGGAACACCTTCGAACGTGTCAGCGAGAGTCAGCCGCAGGCAGCCTTTGAGGGGCGAACAGGAATCGGTGCGAGGCTTGATTGTCTGAGTGCACGGCTTTCGATCAATGGGCGCATGATCCTATTTGAGAAAACCAGACAGCTGGCGAGGCGAATCCCGTTGCAACGGGCTGTGGCTGCACGAGGGTTTGATCTGATCGAGCCGCCTGAATTGATTCGTTACCGACTCGTCGAGGAAGTTGCCGACGATGGCCCTCTGTACCTGTTGGGGAGGGGAATATCGCATCCCCTTCATTGGGATGAATCCCCAGAACCAGACGAAGGTTGTCCGTTCGATCGAGCGAAGCTGGAATCAGGCTTAGCCGATCCTGGCGCGCCGCTCTATGAGAACCATTGGCCTTCTGCACAGATGGTCTGGGAGCAATTACGCGAGAAGAAGGTTCTTCGCGAGACCACGAGGCAGGAGCCGGACGGACGTCAACTGCATGTCGAGCTTGGGCAGGCATTGGAGGGAGTGTATCTCTATTGCGCCAACACCTTGGATCAACGCCAGTTGGTGCTTGTTGAGCCAGCCAGCAAGGCCATGTTGGAATCGTACTATCGAGAGATTGCCCGCGGCGAGCC includes these proteins:
- a CDS encoding methyltransferase domain-containing protein, which gives rise to MTNDSRLPSLHSHLAWWGLRQFTSDEAYFQWQRETLSSEDLTTLHRLVEQKRRGSAADEIAFYDATAHPNILPVLYSQRYDYYLAIGLRVADRLGEARSILDVGCGVGILTTFYAEQYPDKSFVGIDRSPVSIARARERAQALGLTNVRFDCLDLDHTDSNPSYDLILATHALVQAEQDPGLPSRSWNTFERVSESQPQAAFEGRTGIGARLDCLSARLSINGRMILFEKTRQLARRIPLQRAVAARGFDLIEPPELIRYRLVEEVADDGPLYLLGRGISHPLHWDESPEPDEGCPFDRAKLESGLADPGAPLYENHWPSAQMVWEQLREKKVLRETTRQEPDGRQLHVELGQALEGVYLYCANTLDQRQLVLVEPASKAMLESYYREIARGEP